A portion of the Calothrix sp. 336/3 genome contains these proteins:
- a CDS encoding phycobiliprotein lyase, which produces MTSTLQLLQVQEESLIAEFFQKSVGQWRSERRYYTLLKDETKEIVSDLRIRYLHQGCEELLTLAKMHELSDTEILTTGVEVSWNSDNTETGKNESQGVTLFGALGNTLYRDRGFATTKPITATYYLPNSDTLCLRTEYNGSVFEEELKLIGSKYRTRQTIISRAGEQLMIGQYLEKKIG; this is translated from the coding sequence GTGACATCAACCTTACAATTGCTACAAGTTCAGGAAGAATCTCTGATTGCAGAATTTTTTCAAAAATCCGTTGGTCAATGGCGCTCAGAAAGGCGCTACTACACACTTCTGAAGGATGAAACTAAAGAGATAGTCAGTGACTTGAGGATTCGTTATCTGCATCAGGGATGTGAGGAATTACTGACTCTGGCAAAAATGCATGAATTATCTGATACAGAAATTTTAACCACTGGTGTGGAAGTTAGCTGGAATAGTGACAACACTGAGACGGGCAAAAACGAATCCCAAGGTGTAACCTTATTTGGGGCTTTAGGAAATACTTTGTACCGCGATCGCGGTTTTGCAACGACTAAACCAATTACTGCCACATACTACTTGCCCAACTCTGATACTCTATGTCTGCGAACTGAATACAACGGTTCTGTCTTTGAAGAAGAACTCAAGTTAATTGGTAGCAAGTATCGCACCCGTCAAACTATCATTTCCCGCGCTGGTGAACAGTTAATGATTGGGCAATATCTAGAAAAGAAGATTGGGTAA
- a CDS encoding efflux RND transporter periplasmic adaptor subunit has translation MIGDGIQAKISLKSVFFSIILTKLNLSMAWLVILGIGIVLSSCGGTSQDKATARQEQGDRTTAVDVAVARKAILQQSLKYTGTTAPFRIVSLRSQVEGQLLALNVDVGDNLKQGQVVGQVDDALLKTSLNQAEAELAALKSEVARATNQVSNARTQFERSRLELLQNRADADRLTKLYKQGAIAQQMAEQARTKASTSIQALRAAVEQVRTEQQAVAAAKGRVIAQAAVVDEARERKSYARLTSPINGVVLEKITEPGNLLRPGNEIFKIGDFSRVKVVVEVSELELSNITQGQSVQVLLDAFPDKKYIGTVTRISPAADSTSRLIPVEIVIPNIDGKIGSGLLTRVNFQSSQTEQVVIPELALQQAEEERKPGNNPGDNPTTTQGKVFVVTEGTEKPQVTQRIVKLGDRADSKVTVLSGLEAGEKYVVRSGKPLKDGDTVRLSILSESK, from the coding sequence ATGATTGGGGATGGAATACAAGCGAAAATATCACTTAAGTCTGTTTTTTTCTCGATAATTTTGACAAAGCTCAATCTATCTATGGCTTGGCTAGTAATTTTGGGTATAGGTATAGTTTTATCTAGTTGTGGTGGAACATCCCAAGACAAAGCGACAGCACGGCAAGAACAAGGAGATAGAACGACTGCTGTGGATGTGGCAGTAGCACGTAAAGCAATTTTACAACAGTCACTGAAATATACAGGAACCACTGCACCCTTTCGTATCGTGTCTTTGCGATCGCAAGTCGAAGGGCAGCTTTTAGCCTTAAATGTAGATGTCGGCGACAACCTCAAGCAAGGACAAGTTGTGGGACAGGTAGATGATGCACTGTTAAAAACATCACTAAATCAAGCGGAGGCAGAATTGGCAGCCCTGAAGTCAGAGGTAGCAAGGGCAACAAATCAAGTCAGTAATGCCCGTACTCAATTTGAGCGATCGCGCTTGGAATTATTACAAAATCGTGCAGATGCCGACAGACTCACAAAGCTCTATAAACAAGGGGCGATCGCCCAACAAATGGCAGAGCAGGCAAGAACGAAAGCTAGTACATCTATACAAGCATTACGAGCAGCTGTAGAACAGGTACGTACAGAACAACAAGCAGTTGCTGCTGCTAAGGGTAGGGTGATTGCCCAAGCTGCGGTGGTAGATGAAGCCAGGGAAAGAAAATCCTATGCTCGTCTCACTTCTCCGATTAATGGTGTTGTTTTAGAAAAAATTACAGAGCCAGGTAATTTACTCCGCCCAGGAAATGAAATATTCAAAATAGGTGACTTCAGTCGTGTCAAGGTAGTAGTCGAAGTTTCTGAGCTTGAACTCAGTAATATTACCCAAGGACAATCGGTGCAAGTGCTTCTCGATGCTTTCCCCGACAAAAAATATATCGGTACTGTAACTAGAATTTCTCCTGCCGCAGACTCGACTTCTCGACTTATCCCTGTGGAAATTGTCATACCAAATATTGACGGTAAAATTGGTAGCGGTTTACTGACTCGTGTGAATTTTCAAAGTAGCCAAACCGAGCAGGTAGTAATTCCAGAGTTAGCCCTGCAACAAGCAGAAGAAGAAAGAAAACCGGGAAATAATCCGGGAGATAACCCTACCACTACCCAGGGCAAAGTTTTCGTAGTCACCGAAGGTACAGAAAAACCCCAAGTTACACAAAGAATAGTCAAGTTAGGCGATCGCGCTGATAGCAAAGTCACTGTTCTTTCTGGGTTAGAAGCGGGGGAGAAATATGTGGTACGCAGTGGCAAACCCCTCAAGGATGGGGATACTGTTCGCCTATCTATACTTTCGGAAAGCAAGTGA
- a CDS encoding efflux RND transporter permease subunit, which produces MNNGFSLSTLSIRQHIGTLVLTVAVIVMGVFFINQLPVDLLPSITYPRIGVRVQAPGVSPEVAIDEITKPLEEVFSATEGVVQVYSQTREGQISLDLFFQPGGNIDQALNDATAAFNRARNQLPDTIEEPRLFKFDPSQQPVYEMALTSPKLRGVDLRIFAEEELARELGVVPGVAGVDVSGAVNEEIRVNIDLNRLQALGVGLTNVLDELENRNQDISGGRILGSNSEPLTRTVGRFKSAEEINNLSFATTGSTSTTSNSQTGDNFSPNLTLGKRRVYLRDFAQVIDGTEKQRVFVLLNGKEAVKVSIQKQPDANTITVVEGVKKRIQELRQSGLIAEEVVLIPTLDESRFIQNSISNVTSSGLIGSLLAAIAVFLFLGSLRQTFIIVLAIPLATLAAIILMGLFGLSLNVFSLGGLALGVGIVVDNSIVMLENIADGIKEGKAEEEREKEVGRESYLTLVKSSSVSSGAKILRQAEKSSQEVESALVASTSTNLVAVLPFLLIGGFISLLFNELILTISFAVAASILIAVTVVPMLTSRMLAWQVSSGVENFWLLRGFNQRFDAATGGYKRFLAWVLRWRIWVVAIAVSLLGGMSLILSPQIPQEILPRINTGQANLIALFPPGTPLETNKKVMTAVDRIIAQQPETEYSFSTIGGFLFGSNTISNPLRSSANITLKPGTNVSDYVERVTQELNKLNLAGIRLRLSPGQVRGLILNNSPVRGAEIDVMLQGSDTQSLQRAGRQVLAALEEKVTAARFRPDADARQPEIQIRPDWERLSKLNLTTKDIGETVQTAIEGSVPTQLQRGNRLVDVRVQLDEKSIQNASQLARLPLFVTDNRQVRLSDVASIIEDQAPGEIQRINQRQVFIIAGNLAENGSLSQALQQVEQAIAQVKLPAGVSLIPSSAQESNRQLQDALWLLGSLASFLVFVVMAVQYNSLVDPLVIMFTIPLALAGGIFGLFVTRTAIGATVIVGAVLLVGIVVNNAIIMVELANQIRERERCDRRTAIIQAAPQRLRPILMTTITTVLGMFPLALGIGEGSEFLQPLGIVVFSGLSLATLLTLFIIPCFYVLLHDLFAGKFMKRFWKG; this is translated from the coding sequence ATGAACAACGGCTTTAGTCTCAGTACCCTATCTATTCGTCAGCATATTGGCACCTTGGTATTAACGGTGGCAGTAATTGTTATGGGAGTATTTTTTATTAATCAACTCCCTGTCGATTTACTACCATCGATTACCTATCCGCGTATTGGTGTGCGAGTGCAAGCTCCCGGAGTCTCTCCCGAAGTGGCAATAGATGAAATTACCAAACCTCTGGAAGAAGTCTTCTCCGCCACGGAAGGAGTTGTGCAGGTATATTCTCAAACCAGGGAAGGACAAATCAGTCTCGATTTATTTTTCCAACCCGGTGGTAATATTGACCAAGCTTTAAACGATGCCACGGCTGCCTTTAATCGTGCAAGAAACCAGCTACCGGATACTATTGAGGAGCCACGATTATTTAAATTTGACCCTTCGCAACAGCCAGTGTACGAAATGGCACTAACTTCTCCCAAACTACGAGGAGTAGATTTACGGATATTTGCTGAGGAAGAATTAGCAAGGGAGTTAGGAGTTGTTCCTGGGGTAGCAGGGGTTGATGTTTCTGGGGCGGTAAATGAGGAAATTCGCGTCAACATCGACTTGAATCGTTTACAAGCTCTGGGGGTGGGGTTAACAAATGTTCTGGATGAGCTAGAGAATCGCAACCAGGATATTTCTGGGGGACGAATTTTGGGCAGTAATTCCGAACCTCTTACCCGTACCGTGGGTAGGTTTAAGAGTGCGGAGGAAATTAATAATCTTTCCTTTGCCACAACTGGGAGTACCTCTACTACCTCAAACAGTCAGACGGGTGATAACTTTTCTCCTAACCTTACCCTAGGGAAGCGTCGGGTTTACCTACGGGATTTTGCACAAGTCATTGATGGTACAGAAAAGCAACGGGTATTTGTCTTGTTGAATGGCAAGGAAGCAGTCAAAGTTAGCATTCAAAAGCAACCAGACGCGAATACGATTACCGTGGTGGAGGGAGTCAAAAAACGCATTCAGGAATTGCGACAATCTGGGTTGATTGCTGAGGAAGTTGTGCTGATTCCTACCCTCGATGAGTCACGGTTTATTCAGAATTCTATTAGTAATGTCACCAGCTCCGGTTTAATTGGTTCCCTCTTAGCAGCGATCGCGGTTTTCCTCTTCCTGGGTTCCCTACGACAAACATTTATCATTGTGCTTGCCATACCCCTAGCTACCCTAGCGGCAATTATCCTCATGGGGTTATTTGGTTTATCTCTGAATGTTTTTAGTTTAGGTGGCTTGGCTTTAGGGGTAGGTATCGTAGTTGATAACTCCATCGTCATGCTAGAAAATATTGCCGACGGAATCAAGGAAGGGAAAGCTGAAGAGGAGAGGGAAAAAGAGGTAGGGAGAGAATCCTATTTAACATTGGTGAAATCATCATCTGTTTCCAGTGGAGCCAAAATTCTCCGGCAAGCAGAAAAAAGTAGTCAGGAGGTGGAATCTGCTTTAGTCGCTTCCACTAGTACTAACCTGGTGGCGGTGTTACCCTTTTTGCTGATTGGGGGGTTTATTTCCCTGCTATTTAATGAGTTAATTCTCACTATCAGCTTTGCCGTTGCTGCTTCGATTTTGATTGCCGTGACGGTGGTACCGATGTTAACTTCCCGGATGTTGGCATGGCAAGTATCTAGTGGTGTAGAAAACTTTTGGTTGCTACGAGGATTTAATCAGCGCTTTGATGCTGCCACGGGAGGCTATAAAAGATTCTTAGCCTGGGTGTTAAGGTGGAGAATCTGGGTAGTGGCGATCGCTGTTTCTCTCCTCGGTGGGATGAGTCTTATCCTTTCTCCCCAAATTCCCCAGGAAATTCTGCCCCGCATCAACACTGGGCAAGCCAATTTAATTGCTCTGTTTCCTCCTGGTACACCCCTGGAAACAAACAAAAAAGTTATGACTGCGGTGGATCGAATTATTGCTCAACAGCCAGAAACAGAATATAGTTTCTCGACAATTGGCGGTTTCCTCTTTGGTAGCAACACTATCAGTAACCCCCTACGGAGTTCTGCAAATATCACCCTCAAACCAGGTACAAATGTCAGCGACTATGTAGAGCGTGTTACCCAGGAATTAAACAAGCTCAATTTAGCAGGTATCCGTTTACGCCTTTCCCCTGGGCAGGTGCGAGGGTTAATTCTCAATAATTCTCCCGTACGAGGGGCAGAAATTGATGTCATGCTCCAAGGTAGTGATACTCAAAGTTTACAACGGGCAGGGAGGCAGGTATTAGCAGCTTTAGAAGAAAAAGTTACCGCCGCGAGATTTCGCCCCGATGCTGATGCCAGACAACCAGAAATTCAAATTCGCCCCGACTGGGAAAGGCTTTCCAAGCTGAATTTAACAACTAAAGATATTGGTGAAACGGTACAAACTGCCATTGAAGGTAGTGTTCCCACCCAGCTACAACGAGGCAACCGCTTGGTTGATGTGCGAGTACAGTTAGATGAAAAATCAATTCAAAATGCTTCCCAGTTGGCAAGATTACCCCTATTTGTCACTGACAATCGTCAGGTACGTCTCAGTGATGTTGCTAGTATCATTGAAGACCAAGCCCCTGGAGAAATTCAGCGTATCAATCAGCGCCAGGTATTTATTATTGCTGGAAATTTAGCTGAGAATGGCAGTTTAAGCCAAGCTTTGCAGCAAGTTGAACAGGCGATCGCCCAGGTGAAATTACCTGCTGGTGTTTCCCTGATTCCTAGCTCTGCCCAAGAATCTAACCGTCAGTTGCAAGATGCCCTGTGGTTGTTGGGAAGTTTAGCCAGCTTTCTTGTCTTTGTTGTCATGGCGGTGCAATATAACTCCCTAGTTGACCCACTGGTAATTATGTTTACTATTCCCCTTGCCCTAGCTGGGGGTATTTTCGGGCTTTTCGTTACCAGAACTGCCATTGGGGCAACAGTTATTGTCGGTGCGGTACTTTTGGTAGGTATCGTTGTTAACAACGCCATTATTATGGTGGAGCTAGCCAATCAAATTCGTGAGCGGGAAAGGTGCGATCGCCGTACTGCCATAATTCAAGCAGCACCCCAACGTCTGCGCCCCATACTGATGACAACAATTACTACAGTTCTCGGTATGTTTCCCCTTGCTCTTGGTATCGGTGAAGGTTCAGAATTTCTCCAACCCCTAGGTATTGTCGTATTTTCCGGACTTTCCCTGGCTACCTTACTGACACTCTTCATTATTCCCTGTTTCTACGTTTTGCTCCATGATTTGTTTGCCGGGAAATTTATGAAAAGATTCTGGAAGGGGTAA
- a CDS encoding ArsC/Spx/MgsR family protein, producing MARVIFYEKPGCKNNTKQKTLLTAAGHEVVSFSIITEPWTIDRLKSFFGDRPIVEWFNRAAPKVQSGEVNPEQVDAQTALVMMLQDPLLIRRPLMEVGDRREVGFDVEKIDAWIGLQSKDSTLQEISNTLKSQDLQSCSHKHGEHHQGAGKGKCQH from the coding sequence ATGGCGCGGGTAATTTTTTATGAAAAACCTGGTTGCAAAAACAATACCAAACAAAAAACCTTACTGACTGCTGCGGGTCATGAAGTTGTCTCTTTTAGTATTATCACCGAACCTTGGACAATCGATAGATTAAAATCATTTTTTGGCGATCGCCCCATTGTCGAGTGGTTTAACCGTGCCGCACCTAAGGTACAATCGGGGGAAGTTAACCCTGAGCAGGTGGATGCTCAAACCGCTTTAGTGATGATGTTGCAAGATCCCTTGTTAATTCGTCGTCCGTTAATGGAAGTTGGCGATCGCCGAGAAGTCGGTTTTGATGTGGAAAAAATAGATGCTTGGATCGGATTACAATCTAAAGATTCCACCCTGCAAGAAATTAGCAACACCCTGAAAAGTCAAGACTTACAAAGTTGCTCCCACAAACATGGTGAACATCACCAAGGTGCAGGTAAAGGGAAGTGTCAACACTAG
- a CDS encoding cupin, producing the protein MQSQDYLLTGNGKYQTCQKPREWNLLRENYRLYRFLTELEDILKDATDESLHLAEIRMLVRRLIVNSYWVRSQYPEPCQQTGTSVLLLYDELGFPFTIQTVTFTPGTKSNIHNHGTWGIVAILQGQEKNTFWQKINDKSQADKIEKKGELILSPGDIISFTSDAIHSVEAVGDIPTVTFNLYGETSPESRFAYNPLDGTAKRF; encoded by the coding sequence ATGCAATCTCAAGATTACTTACTTACAGGAAACGGTAAATATCAAACTTGTCAAAAACCCAGAGAATGGAACTTATTACGAGAAAATTACCGACTCTATCGTTTTTTGACAGAGTTAGAAGATATCCTCAAAGATGCAACAGATGAAAGTCTACATCTTGCAGAAATTAGGATGTTAGTACGAAGATTAATCGTTAACTCTTACTGGGTAAGGAGTCAATATCCAGAACCTTGTCAACAAACAGGAACTTCTGTTCTATTACTATATGATGAGTTAGGTTTTCCTTTCACAATTCAAACAGTCACCTTTACCCCTGGGACTAAATCTAATATTCACAATCACGGAACTTGGGGAATAGTAGCTATTTTACAAGGGCAGGAAAAAAATACATTTTGGCAGAAGATAAATGACAAATCCCAAGCTGATAAGATAGAAAAAAAGGGGGAGTTAATTTTATCTCCTGGTGATATTATTAGCTTTACTTCCGATGCTATTCATTCTGTGGAAGCAGTGGGTGATATTCCCACAGTCACTTTTAATTTATATGGAGAAACAAGTCCAGAATCTCGGTTTGCATATAATCCCTTAGATGGTACTGCCAAAAGATTTTAA
- a CDS encoding heme-copper oxidase subunit III — MTVTGVEHHEEHQDLRVLGLLAFLFSESLMFGGFFATFLYFRNLYSTWPPEGTEVELLLPAINTFILVSSSFVIHLGDAAIKRGDVAGMRKWYKLTAIMGIIFLVGQVIEYLTLGYGLTTNVFANCFYVMTGFHGLHVFVGVLLILGVMRRSHRPDHYSASKHTGVEMAEIYWHFVDIIWIVLFTLIYLLAFI; from the coding sequence ATGACAGTCACAGGTGTCGAACATCATGAGGAACACCAAGATTTACGAGTCTTGGGTTTATTAGCGTTCCTGTTTTCCGAATCTCTGATGTTTGGTGGGTTTTTTGCCACCTTTCTGTATTTTCGTAATCTTTACTCGACTTGGCCCCCCGAAGGAACTGAGGTAGAGTTACTTTTACCTGCTATTAATACCTTCATTTTGGTTTCTAGTAGCTTTGTGATTCATTTGGGTGATGCTGCCATCAAACGAGGTGATGTGGCAGGAATGCGGAAATGGTATAAACTCACCGCCATCATGGGAATTATATTCCTTGTTGGTCAAGTTATCGAATACCTTACCCTAGGTTATGGGTTAACAACCAATGTCTTTGCCAATTGTTTCTATGTGATGACAGGTTTCCACGGTTTACACGTATTCGTGGGAGTACTATTGATACTGGGTGTGATGCGGCGATCGCACCGTCCCGATCATTATAGTGCTAGCAAGCATACTGGCGTGGAAATGGCGGAAATTTACTGGCACTTTGTAGATATCATTTGGATTGTTCTCTTCACCTTAATTTACCTTTTGGCATTTATTTAG
- the ctaD gene encoding cytochrome c oxidase subunit I, with amino-acid sequence MTLQIPLNDSSGESNSSVTGHHQPAWKWYHYFGFNVDHKVIGIQYLVTAFIFYLIGGLMAIAMRVELATPDPDIVQPDFYNALMTNHGTIMIFLWIVPSAIGGFGNYLVPLMVGARDMAFPKLNAIAFWLNPPAGALILGSFYFGGSQSGWTAYPPLSLVTAHHAQTMWILAIVLVGTSSILGSLNFVITILKMKVPSMKWDQLPLFCWAILATSVLALLSTPVLAAGLILLLFDLNFGTSFFKPDAGGNVIIYQHLFWFYSHPAVYLMILPIFGIMSEVIPVHARKPIFGYKAIAYSSLAICVVGLFVWVHHMFTSGTPGWMRMFFTISTLIVAVPTGVKIFGWVATLWGGKIRYTTAMLFAIGLLSMFVMGGLSGVTMGTAPFDIHVHDTYYVVAHFHYVLFGGSVFGIYAGIYHWFPKMTGRMLNEFLGKIHFILTFIGTNLTFLPMHKLGLQGMPRRVAMYDPQFTHLNELCTIGAIILGASVIPFTLNILFCWAFGRKAGDNPWNALSLEWTTSSPPLVENWEVLPVVTYGPYEYGMIHDTRHETETIIQLS; translated from the coding sequence ATGACATTACAAATACCTCTGAATGATTCTTCAGGGGAGTCTAATTCCTCGGTAACTGGACATCACCAACCAGCTTGGAAATGGTATCACTATTTTGGTTTTAACGTTGACCATAAGGTGATTGGGATTCAGTATTTGGTGACAGCATTTATCTTCTATTTGATTGGGGGATTGATGGCGATCGCCATGCGAGTCGAGTTAGCGACACCCGATCCTGATATTGTACAGCCAGACTTTTACAATGCGCTGATGACTAATCATGGGACAATCATGATTTTTTTATGGATAGTTCCCAGTGCCATTGGTGGTTTTGGTAATTATCTCGTACCCTTGATGGTGGGTGCAAGGGATATGGCATTTCCAAAATTAAACGCGATCGCCTTCTGGTTAAACCCGCCAGCAGGTGCTTTAATTTTAGGAAGCTTTTACTTTGGTGGTTCCCAATCGGGATGGACAGCATACCCACCTTTAAGTTTAGTGACTGCTCACCATGCCCAAACTATGTGGATACTTGCCATTGTTTTGGTGGGAACATCCTCAATTTTGGGTTCTTTGAACTTTGTAATCACCATCCTGAAGATGAAAGTTCCCAGTATGAAATGGGATCAACTACCCCTATTTTGCTGGGCAATTTTAGCAACATCTGTACTCGCTTTACTTTCCACCCCTGTCTTGGCAGCTGGGTTAATTTTACTGCTGTTTGACCTGAATTTCGGCACATCCTTCTTTAAACCCGATGCAGGTGGCAACGTTATTATCTATCAGCACCTGTTCTGGTTTTATTCCCATCCAGCAGTGTACCTGATGATTTTGCCAATTTTCGGGATTATGTCAGAAGTTATCCCGGTTCATGCACGCAAACCGATATTTGGTTATAAGGCGATCGCCTACTCTAGTTTAGCCATTTGTGTCGTCGGTTTATTCGTCTGGGTACACCATATGTTCACCAGTGGAACCCCCGGATGGATGCGGATGTTCTTCACGATTTCTACCCTGATTGTTGCAGTACCCACGGGGGTAAAAATCTTTGGTTGGGTAGCAACTCTCTGGGGTGGTAAGATTCGTTACACCACCGCTATGCTGTTCGCCATCGGTTTACTTTCCATGTTCGTCATGGGAGGATTAAGCGGTGTCACCATGGGAACTGCTCCCTTTGATATCCACGTTCACGACACCTACTACGTTGTTGCTCACTTCCACTATGTGCTATTTGGTGGTTCTGTGTTTGGCATTTACGCAGGTATCTACCACTGGTTCCCCAAAATGACGGGCAGAATGTTAAATGAGTTCTTGGGTAAAATCCATTTCATTTTGACATTTATTGGTACAAACCTGACTTTCCTACCCATGCACAAGCTAGGATTGCAAGGAATGCCAAGACGGGTAGCGATGTACGATCCACAATTTACCCACCTCAACGAACTTTGCACCATCGGAGCAATTATCCTCGGTGCATCTGTTATACCCTTCACCTTAAATATTCTCTTCTGTTGGGCATTTGGACGCAAAGCAGGGGATAATCCTTGGAATGCTCTATCCCTGGAATGGACAACCTCTTCCCCACCTCTAGTAGAAAATTGGGAAGTTTTACCTGTCGTTACCTACGGTCCCTACGAGTATGGAATGATACATGATACTCGCCATGAGACAGAAACGATAATTCAACTTTCTTAG
- a CDS encoding cytochrome c oxidase subunit II, with protein MQPIPVPLITLVAGIVITIFSYWLGQNHGLLPLQASQQAPLVDGFFNLMFSIATALFIVVEGTILMFVWKYRRRSGDNSDGVPVEGSIPLEIFWTAIPTIIVICLGIYSVDVFQQMGGLDTPGHLHTSHHGTPGTAVAATMSGTTNADIPSQPKIGLGANPNNSDKQPDVLVNVTGMQFAWLYEYPNLGVGAGELHVPVGADVQLNLSATDVIHSFWVPQFRIKQDAIPGVPTQLRFVATVPGTYPVVCTELCGAYHGSMRSQVVVHTPEDFQNWVTENSIAQGTNSRNTVAVNPLELSNSEYLASHTPGIGVSGEMISHLLTEN; from the coding sequence ATGCAACCAATTCCTGTACCATTAATAACCTTGGTTGCTGGGATAGTAATTACTATTTTTAGCTACTGGTTAGGACAAAATCATGGTCTACTACCGCTACAAGCTTCCCAACAAGCACCCTTAGTAGATGGATTTTTTAATTTGATGTTCTCCATTGCCACAGCATTATTTATTGTGGTGGAAGGAACAATTTTGATGTTTGTATGGAAATACCGTCGTCGTAGTGGCGATAATAGCGACGGTGTACCAGTTGAGGGTAGCATTCCCTTGGAAATTTTTTGGACAGCGATTCCCACAATTATTGTTATTTGCTTAGGCATTTATAGTGTAGATGTGTTCCAGCAAATGGGAGGTTTGGATACTCCGGGACATCTGCATACCAGTCACCATGGGACACCGGGAACCGCAGTTGCAGCGACAATGAGTGGTACTACCAACGCAGATATACCTAGTCAACCCAAAATTGGTTTAGGTGCAAATCCCAATAACAGCGACAAGCAACCGGATGTGTTGGTGAATGTGACGGGAATGCAGTTTGCTTGGTTGTATGAATACCCGAATTTGGGTGTAGGAGCTGGGGAATTACACGTTCCCGTCGGTGCAGATGTGCAATTAAATTTGTCTGCAACGGATGTGATTCATTCTTTTTGGGTTCCACAGTTTCGGATTAAGCAAGACGCGATTCCCGGAGTACCCACCCAGTTACGGTTTGTTGCCACTGTACCAGGAACCTATCCCGTAGTTTGTACAGAGCTATGTGGTGCATATCATGGTTCTATGCGATCGCAGGTGGTGGTACATACCCCAGAAGATTTTCAAAATTGGGTGACTGAAAACAGTATTGCTCAAGGTACAAATAGCCGAAATACCGTAGCAGTCAATCCCTTAGAGTTATCTAACTCCGAATATCTCGCATCCCATACTCCAGGAATAGGAGTGAGTGGGGAAATGATCAGTCATTTGTTAACAGAAAACTGA
- the fdxB gene encoding ferredoxin III, nif-specific, whose protein sequence is MAVLTGLTFGGKTWTPKFVKAIDQEKCIGCGRCFKICGHNVLALKAMNEEGEFVEDEDDDEIEKKVMTIANADNCVGCEACAKICSKNCYTHAELDQ, encoded by the coding sequence ATGGCAGTACTCACAGGATTAACTTTTGGTGGTAAAACTTGGACACCAAAATTTGTGAAAGCAATTGATCAAGAAAAATGTATCGGTTGTGGTAGATGCTTTAAAATTTGCGGACATAATGTTTTAGCCCTGAAAGCAATGAACGAAGAGGGTGAATTTGTTGAAGATGAGGATGATGATGAAATTGAAAAGAAAGTCATGACCATTGCTAATGCTGATAATTGTGTTGGTTGTGAAGCTTGTGCCAAAATTTGTTCTAAAAATTGCTATACCCATGCAGAATTAGACCAGTAA